The Sulfurimonas hydrogeniphila genome includes a window with the following:
- a CDS encoding DUF2779 domain-containing protein yields the protein MTLSKSQYIRGLQCHKFLWLYKHKPELRDTPDKAQESLFDKGYEVGDLAKELFPNGVEIEFDNFNFNRMMEKTQEHIDNGAKVIYEAAFSAGGVFAMADILVKNGDAWDIYEVKGSTEVKDYYIDDASVQWYALSQTISLKNAYIVHINNNYVRDGALDVQKLFTIVNITQEVLQKQSDVLKNLQIYEQMLENQMPAIDIGKHCSSPNQCDFISYCWAHIPKKNSVFDLSYAMGKQWKLYEQGILSIDDIPDDFHLGSNASLQVQHHKSQKIKIDKPKIKEFLDTIEYPINFFDFETFQNAIPRFDNQRPYAQMPFQYSLHILHENGKLEHKEFLGDENSDPRRALSEQMLKDITPTGSIIAFNQSFEITQIKNLALLFPDLSDKLLALNERFIDLAYPFQHKHYYHPKFNGKYSIKVVLPTLFPDDDELDYKKLGSIQNGGDAMDTFANLYLLKDKNQLAEIKKDLLAYCRLDTLAMVRIWEKLHNLIGDKHE from the coding sequence ATGACCCTCTCTAAATCCCAATACATAAGAGGCTTACAATGTCACAAATTCCTATGGCTCTACAAACACAAACCAGAACTCCGTGATACTCCAGATAAAGCGCAAGAGTCTTTATTTGACAAAGGTTATGAAGTAGGAGATTTGGCAAAAGAGTTGTTTCCAAATGGTGTTGAGATTGAGTTTGATAATTTCAATTTTAATAGGATGATGGAAAAGACACAAGAGCATATAGATAATGGAGCTAAAGTTATATATGAAGCTGCTTTTAGTGCAGGTGGTGTTTTTGCTATGGCAGATATTTTGGTAAAAAATGGTGATGCTTGGGATATCTATGAGGTGAAGGGAAGTACGGAGGTAAAAGATTACTATATAGATGATGCATCTGTTCAATGGTATGCTCTTTCTCAAACTATTTCACTGAAAAATGCTTATATTGTACATATTAATAACAATTATGTAAGAGATGGTGCTCTCGATGTACAAAAGCTCTTTACAATTGTAAATATTACACAAGAAGTTCTACAAAAACAATCAGATGTATTGAAAAATCTTCAGATTTATGAGCAAATGTTGGAAAATCAAATGCCTGCGATAGATATTGGAAAACACTGTAGCAGTCCAAATCAATGTGATTTTATTTCATATTGTTGGGCACATATACCTAAAAAGAACTCTGTTTTTGATCTCTCGTATGCAATGGGAAAGCAGTGGAAACTGTATGAACAAGGAATACTAAGTATAGATGACATACCTGATGATTTTCATTTAGGATCCAATGCATCATTACAGGTACAACATCATAAGTCACAAAAGATAAAAATAGATAAACCTAAAATAAAAGAATTTTTAGACACGATTGAATATCCTATAAATTTCTTTGATTTTGAGACTTTTCAAAATGCCATACCAAGATTTGACAATCAACGACCTTATGCACAGATGCCTTTTCAGTATTCACTCCATATATTGCATGAAAATGGAAAATTAGAGCATAAAGAGTTTTTAGGAGATGAAAATAGTGATCCAAGAAGAGCTCTTTCAGAACAAATGCTTAAAGATATTACACCAACTGGTTCAATCATCGCTTTTAACCAATCATTTGAAATAACACAGATTAAAAACTTGGCTTTACTCTTTCCAGATTTGAGTGATAAACTTTTAGCTTTAAATGAGAGGTTTATAGACCTTGCATACCCATTCCAGCACAAACATTACTATCATCCAAAATTTAATGGTAAATACTCCATAAAAGTTGTTTTACCAACACTGTTTCCAGATGATGATGAACTAGACTATAAAAAGCTTGGAAGTATTCAAAATGGTGGTGATGCCATGGATACTTTTGCTAATTTATATTTGCTAAAAGATAAAAATCAATTAGCTGAGATAAAAAAGGACTTACTTGCTTATTGTCGGTTAGATACTTTGGCAATGGTTCGGATTTGGGAGAAGTTACATAATTTAATTGGAGATAAACATGAATGA
- a CDS encoding DUF262 domain-containing protein: MSDNKLLSLSEIFNDKFFRIPDFQRGYSWGIIQLDDFWEDLMNLKNDKIHYTGLLTVEQVSKSNILNNEQWKDDLWLFERGFKAFYLIDGQQRLTTAIILINEILNFIPDDKGINFNEKTYWIKKYLYQAFGENYKSYIFGYERDNPSDEYFKTKILAQKSSSSDKVPEQTLYTANLKRAKEYFHKKLKNLDRDALGSIFKKINTMFKFNLYEIDDELDVYVTFETMNNRGKALSSLELLKNRLIYLSTLLEVNESLRTRLRKDINETWKTIYEYLGKNKDNAMDDDDFLRNHWIMYFKYDRNEANAYAKFLLNKKFTAKETIEGNVTLDDIKKYIDSLSDSVKSWFYISNPEFSTYTDETKEWLQKLNRVGMGAFPPLIMASMAKHDEEDFLLLLKAAERFIFLVFKLSQRSSNTQNNYFYRLANDFYFKKDDLTLQKVIEIIEQLTDGEDGEGDEYTYYGWFNLDKFSSYIKERFEKDEGYFSWNGLRYFLYEYELYLQKKAKGNQKVHWSDFSKRKKEDTIEHIYPQTPNDKCWKSVFDTYTKKEKIKLLHNLGNLVLLARSKNSELQNKCFDFKKSHIDKKGNKVGFFNGSYSEIEIASYSNWTPSTIKDRGEQSLDFLVKRWDIDFEGWETDKEDLLLLDFIDTASK; the protein is encoded by the coding sequence ATGTCAGATAATAAACTTCTATCTCTCAGTGAAATTTTTAATGATAAGTTTTTTAGAATACCTGATTTTCAGCGGGGATATTCTTGGGGAATAATTCAATTGGATGATTTTTGGGAAGATTTAATGAATTTAAAAAATGATAAGATTCATTATACTGGTCTTCTCACCGTTGAACAGGTTAGCAAAAGTAATATACTTAATAATGAACAATGGAAAGATGATTTGTGGCTGTTTGAAAGAGGTTTTAAAGCCTTTTATCTTATAGATGGTCAGCAAAGATTAACTACAGCCATTATTTTAATCAATGAAATATTAAACTTTATTCCAGATGATAAAGGTATTAATTTTAATGAAAAAACATATTGGATAAAGAAATATTTATATCAAGCATTTGGAGAAAACTATAAATCATATATTTTTGGGTATGAACGTGATAATCCTAGTGATGAGTATTTTAAAACAAAAATTTTAGCTCAGAAATCATCATCTTCTGACAAAGTGCCAGAGCAAACTCTCTATACTGCGAATCTCAAGAGAGCAAAAGAATATTTTCATAAAAAACTAAAAAACTTGGATAGAGATGCACTTGGTTCCATCTTTAAAAAAATAAATACAATGTTTAAATTTAATCTGTATGAAATTGATGACGAACTAGATGTTTATGTTACATTTGAAACTATGAATAACAGAGGTAAGGCTTTGTCAAGCTTAGAACTTCTCAAAAATAGACTTATTTATTTATCTACATTGTTGGAAGTAAATGAATCATTAAGAACAAGACTTAGAAAAGACATTAATGAAACATGGAAAACTATCTATGAATACCTTGGAAAAAATAAAGATAATGCGATGGATGATGACGATTTTTTACGGAACCATTGGATTATGTATTTCAAGTATGACAGAAATGAAGCCAATGCTTATGCAAAATTTTTGCTAAACAAAAAATTTACGGCGAAGGAAACAATCGAAGGAAATGTAACACTTGATGATATCAAAAAGTACATTGATAGCCTTTCAGATAGTGTTAAGTCTTGGTTCTATATTTCTAATCCAGAATTTTCTACCTATACTGACGAAACCAAAGAGTGGCTTCAAAAACTTAACAGAGTAGGAATGGGGGCATTCCCTCCCTTAATTATGGCATCAATGGCCAAGCATGATGAAGAAGATTTTTTACTTCTTTTGAAAGCAGCTGAACGATTTATTTTTCTCGTTTTTAAACTTTCTCAAAGATCGTCAAATACTCAGAATAATTATTTTTATAGACTAGCAAATGATTTCTATTTTAAAAAGGATGATTTAACTTTACAGAAAGTTATTGAAATTATAGAGCAATTGACAGATGGTGAAGATGGCGAAGGGGATGAGTACACTTATTATGGTTGGTTTAACCTTGATAAGTTTAGTAGTTACATAAAAGAGCGCTTTGAAAAAGATGAAGGATATTTTAGTTGGAATGGATTAAGATATTTTTTGTATGAGTATGAATTATATTTACAAAAAAAAGCCAAAGGAAACCAAAAAGTTCACTGGTCTGATTTTAGTAAGCGTAAAAAAGAAGATACTATCGAACATATTTATCCTCAAACACCTAACGATAAATGTTGGAAATCAGTATTCGACACTTATACTAAAAAAGAGAAAATAAAACTATTACATAACCTCGGAAATTTAGTTTTGCTTGCTCGTTCAAAAAACTCTGAACTTCAAAATAAATGTTTTGATTTTAAAAAGAGTCATATTGATAAAAAAGGTAACAAGGTTGGATTTTTTAATGGGTCATATAGTGAAATAGAAATTGCAAGCTATTCTAATTGGACACCAAGTACAATAAAAGATAGAGGTGAACAATCACTTGATTTTTTAGTAAAAAGATGGGATATCGATTTTGAGGGATGGGAAACTGACAAAGAAGATTTGTTACTACTTGATTTCATAGATACAGCCTCCAAATAG
- a CDS encoding sigma factor-like helix-turn-helix DNA-binding protein, which yields MKSIKNGDYTLEEIAKILGITRERVRQIEAQALKKLKSPKIGKKLREYVSGES from the coding sequence ATGAAATCAATAAAAAATGGGGATTATACTCTAGAAGAGATAGCCAAGATATTGGGGATTACCAGAGAACGAGTGAGACAAATAGAAGCACAAGCCTTAAAAAAACTCAAGTCTCCAAAGATTGGTAAAAAATTAAGAGAATATGTGTCAGGAGAAAGTTGA
- a CDS encoding AAA family ATPase: MKTIRKREQRRYTLEINKEDYIDKNLIDKASLWTLRILLKLGGHKEFIDKDDYILKDNIFAFLGGNKFLENEKFTREDILEYFAQKLEKLEQQKRFSSHPILSTNIAQISSLMNLNRYEEQILEFSVLIKQYEILDDAVELLGHELNTTQVKRALSIILNIPKDEVKKALSSKAKLTKSSLVLIDKRNTNSLDRKLDSISDTFIDNLLNLDEDISVMLKESVSRCSKGSLKLKDYEHIKEDINLLLPYLKKSIKQKQEGVNILLYGAPGTGKTELAKTLAKKLKLNLFEVSYTDEDDESIDGEKRLKSYRLAQALLGDKKTLLMYDEAEDIFQGGGSSFFSMLFGSSSRQKDKAWINKVLETNTIPTIWITNNINALDPALVRRFDMSIELPIPPKSKREKIIESYSNGHLDTASIQTLAEHEDVAPALITRASKVLEVIGEEKNSDAFIHLVSNTLKAQGHKELEKGSGIEIAKNIYNPSYINTSTDLEKLTLGIKESKNARLCLYGAPGTGKSAYGKYIAKQLNKPCIIKKGSDLISKWVGGTEQNIANAFKEAEAEDAVLVFDEVDSFLSDRTQAQNSWEVTQVNEMLVQMENFNGIFIATTNLMDNLDKASLRRFDLKLEFEYLKAEQSLKLFSEYVKEFGFKKLADMQKQKVKSLRNLAPGDFAAVARQNRFNPLKSVEDFIQRLEDEVAVKNEVHKNVMGFLA; this comes from the coding sequence ATGAAAACTATAAGAAAAAGAGAACAAAGAAGATATACATTAGAGATAAATAAAGAAGATTATATAGACAAAAACCTTATCGATAAGGCAAGCTTATGGACACTACGAATACTTTTAAAATTGGGAGGACATAAGGAGTTTATCGATAAAGATGACTATATTTTAAAAGATAATATTTTCGCTTTTTTGGGTGGAAATAAGTTTTTAGAAAATGAAAAGTTTACGCGTGAGGATATCTTAGAATATTTTGCACAAAAACTTGAAAAACTCGAACAACAAAAAAGATTCTCTTCACATCCAATTTTGTCAACAAATATCGCGCAAATCTCCTCTTTGATGAATCTAAATCGTTATGAAGAGCAAATTTTAGAGTTTAGTGTTTTAATAAAACAGTATGAGATTTTAGATGATGCTGTAGAGCTTTTGGGACATGAACTCAATACGACACAAGTTAAAAGAGCTTTAAGTATCATATTAAATATTCCAAAAGATGAAGTAAAAAAAGCGCTCTCTTCAAAAGCTAAACTTACCAAATCTTCTTTGGTACTTATAGATAAACGCAATACAAATTCACTCGATAGAAAACTAGATTCAATTAGTGATACTTTTATAGATAATCTCTTGAATCTGGATGAAGATATATCTGTAATGCTCAAAGAATCAGTAAGTAGATGCTCAAAAGGGAGTTTGAAGCTTAAAGATTATGAGCATATCAAAGAAGATATTAATCTGTTACTACCTTATCTTAAAAAAAGTATTAAACAAAAACAAGAGGGTGTCAACATACTTCTATATGGCGCACCTGGAACAGGAAAAACTGAACTTGCTAAAACCTTGGCTAAAAAACTCAAACTTAATCTTTTTGAAGTAAGCTACACAGATGAAGATGATGAGTCTATAGATGGGGAGAAGAGACTCAAATCCTATAGGTTAGCTCAAGCACTCCTTGGAGATAAAAAGACACTTCTAATGTATGATGAAGCAGAAGATATCTTTCAAGGTGGTGGAAGTAGTTTTTTTAGTATGCTTTTTGGTAGTTCAAGCCGTCAAAAAGATAAAGCATGGATTAACAAAGTGTTAGAGACAAATACAATTCCAACTATCTGGATTACTAATAACATTAATGCCTTAGACCCTGCACTTGTAAGAAGATTTGATATGAGTATAGAGTTGCCAATCCCTCCAAAATCTAAACGGGAAAAAATTATAGAGAGTTATAGCAATGGGCATCTTGATACGGCAAGTATTCAGACATTAGCAGAGCATGAAGATGTAGCTCCAGCACTTATCACACGAGCATCTAAAGTGTTGGAAGTTATAGGTGAAGAGAAAAACTCTGATGCATTTATACATCTTGTAAGCAATACGCTAAAAGCCCAGGGGCATAAAGAGTTAGAAAAAGGTAGTGGCATAGAGATTGCGAAAAATATTTATAATCCGAGCTATATCAACACAAGTACAGATTTAGAGAAGCTTACACTTGGGATAAAAGAGAGTAAAAACGCAAGGCTTTGTCTCTATGGAGCACCAGGAACAGGAAAGAGTGCTTATGGGAAGTATATAGCCAAACAACTCAACAAACCATGTATTATAAAAAAGGGAAGTGACCTCATAAGTAAATGGGTAGGAGGCACCGAACAAAATATTGCTAATGCTTTTAAAGAGGCTGAAGCTGAAGATGCCGTACTTGTCTTTGATGAAGTAGATAGCTTTTTAAGTGACAGAACACAGGCTCAAAACTCATGGGAAGTGACACAGGTAAATGAGATGTTGGTGCAGATGGAAAATTTTAATGGTATCTTCATAGCCACCACAAACCTGATGGACAATCTTGATAAAGCAAGTCTAAGACGATTTGATTTAAAACTAGAGTTTGAGTATCTCAAAGCAGAACAATCACTCAAACTCTTTAGCGAATATGTAAAAGAGTTTGGGTTTAAAAAACTTGCAGATATGCAAAAACAAAAAGTAAAATCTTTGAGAAATCTGGCACCAGGGGATTTTGCAGCTGTTGCAAGACAAAATAGATTTAATCCTCTTAAAAGTGTTGAAGATTTTATCCAAAGGCTTGAAGATGAAGTGGCTGTTAAAAATGAAGTGCATAAAAATGTTATGGGTTTTTTGGCTTAA
- a CDS encoding metallophosphoesterase family protein: protein MKILHTTDLHFNKKWFEWIALQQKNFDMFCISGDFLESSKNETLLEQINWITTWIKKFQKPLFTCSGNHDIGELDNEDWLNRIDTSNYYPDNTITTIDNLKFGCYPYIGADGYFEFDECDVIITHVPPANTKTSMNKKDNDWGDKELYNAIKNKIINPKILLCGHMHKPIKSMDTLFNTTIYNPGTNKYNDIPNYCTIDI from the coding sequence ATGAAAATTTTACACACTACAGATTTACATTTTAATAAAAAATGGTTTGAATGGATAGCGCTACAACAAAAAAACTTTGATATGTTTTGTATCAGTGGAGATTTTCTAGAAAGCTCAAAAAATGAAACGCTTCTGGAGCAAATTAATTGGATAACAACTTGGATTAAAAAGTTTCAAAAACCACTTTTTACATGTAGTGGCAATCACGATATAGGTGAACTAGATAATGAAGACTGGCTAAATAGAATAGACACTTCAAATTATTATCCTGATAATACAATTACAACCATAGATAATTTAAAGTTTGGTTGCTACCCATACATTGGTGCTGATGGTTACTTTGAGTTTGATGAATGTGATGTTATCATTACTCATGTACCACCTGCTAACACAAAAACTTCAATGAACAAAAAGGATAATGACTGGGGAGATAAGGAATTATACAATGCAATTAAAAATAAAATAATAAATCCCAAAATATTACTTTGTGGTCATATGCACAAACCTATTAAATCTATGGATACACTTTTCAATACAACTATTTATAACCCTGGTACCAATAAGTATAACGACATCCCTAATTATTGCACAATAGATATTTAA
- a CDS encoding DUF2130 domain-containing protein: protein MNTAATIKCPNCGSEINIEEALYSKLQTKFDVDRESERKKYKLAMQNLSAQKEAIEEKEAAFEHKLQEALSQTLSKEKTKMQYELTESIKKNLLEENALQLKQLQSELDQKSKQLQELNLQKAKVAQLEREKEELSSKIKAEAQIELNKKIQLERQKAIEEAAQANEMKLKAKEEQLDQIKKQLEDAKRKAEQGSQQLQGEAQEKSIEEYLSLTFKYDEITEIKKGAFGADCIQTINTPDFTNCGKICYESKNTKTFSNDWIAKLKSDMLDAKADVGVLVTAAKPKGMEQMGFIDGIWVCSYDEFKGSAALIREGIIASYMAAKSQENKTDKMTLLYNYFSGNEFSMQLQAIVSGFMAMQEELNKQKRSVMASWSRQQKQIDTVLLNTTNMYGNIKGIAGNAIANVEALELEHFEEEGEDV, encoded by the coding sequence ATGAATACAGCAGCAACAATTAAGTGCCCAAACTGTGGCAGTGAAATTAACATAGAAGAAGCACTCTACTCCAAACTTCAAACAAAGTTTGATGTAGACAGGGAGAGTGAGCGCAAGAAATATAAACTTGCGATGCAAAACCTCTCTGCCCAAAAAGAGGCAATCGAGGAAAAAGAAGCAGCCTTTGAGCATAAACTCCAAGAGGCACTTAGTCAAACACTAAGCAAAGAGAAGACAAAAATGCAGTACGAACTCACAGAGAGTATCAAGAAAAACCTTTTAGAGGAGAACGCTCTGCAACTCAAACAGCTCCAAAGCGAACTCGACCAAAAGTCCAAACAGCTCCAGGAGCTCAATTTGCAAAAAGCAAAGGTGGCCCAACTAGAGCGAGAAAAGGAGGAACTCTCCTCTAAAATAAAAGCTGAAGCACAAATTGAGCTTAATAAAAAAATCCAACTAGAACGCCAAAAAGCAATCGAGGAGGCAGCCCAGGCAAATGAGATGAAACTCAAAGCCAAAGAGGAGCAGTTAGACCAGATTAAAAAACAGCTTGAAGATGCCAAACGCAAAGCAGAGCAGGGGAGTCAACAACTCCAGGGTGAAGCACAGGAAAAAAGTATAGAGGAGTATCTTAGCCTCACATTTAAATATGATGAAATAACAGAGATAAAAAAAGGAGCCTTTGGAGCTGATTGTATCCAAACCATCAACACCCCTGATTTTACAAACTGTGGAAAAATCTGTTATGAGTCTAAAAATACCAAAACCTTCTCCAATGATTGGATTGCCAAACTCAAATCCGATATGCTTGATGCCAAAGCCGATGTTGGAGTCTTAGTCACTGCCGCCAAACCAAAGGGTATGGAGCAGATGGGATTTATTGATGGTATCTGGGTTTGCTCTTACGATGAGTTTAAAGGGAGTGCTGCTCTAATTAGAGAGGGAATTATTGCAAGTTATATGGCTGCAAAAAGCCAGGAGAATAAAACAGATAAGATGACACTGCTGTATAACTACTTTAGCGGCAATGAGTTTAGTATGCAACTCCAGGCAATAGTATCTGGTTTTATGGCGATGCAAGAAGAACTCAACAAGCAAAAACGCTCTGTTATGGCAAGCTGGAGTCGACAACAAAAACAGATCGATACCGTACTGCTCAATACTACCAATATGTATGGAAATATAAAAGGCATTGCCGGTAATGCAATTGCCAATGTAGAAGCTTTAGAATTAGAACACTTTGAGGAGGAGGGCGAAGATGTTTGA
- a CDS encoding molybdenum metabolism regulator, whose protein sequence is MSADILNQSNKHYRITLYREVNHKIRYYKLSLMLNLFGEFIFSKEYGSLKRPKPTRVIEEYYKSYKEAYTHLQSKLQQKYKKGYKECINER, encoded by the coding sequence ATGAGCGCTGATATCCTAAACCAAAGCAACAAGCATTATAGGATCACCCTCTACAGAGAGGTTAACCATAAAATCAGATACTACAAACTCTCACTGATGCTTAACCTCTTTGGTGAGTTTATTTTTTCTAAAGAGTACGGCTCGCTTAAACGCCCTAAACCAACACGGGTAATTGAGGAGTATTATAAAAGCTATAAAGAGGCCTACACCCACCTGCAAAGCAAACTCCAACAAAAGTATAAAAAAGGCTACAAGGAGTGTATCAATGAAAGATGA
- a CDS encoding type I restriction endonuclease subunit R — MKKSKTNEQALESSIEKSLVGVSLEELSNEITKPLPLNSNNNKFYMGDPNDFDKEYAIDTKRFWHFLETTQAKELEKLKRDPKYKLKIIQRLDRMIKRYGILDVLKKGLSVEDAHFTLMYVAPLPSSSDEIKKRFSSNEFSVTRQLRYSVSNPGEEIDMVIFLNGLPIVTMELKNAWTGQTARVHGQKQYREDRDAKQTLLQFARCIVHMAVDTDEVYMTTHLNGSKTFFLPFNKGNNHGKGNPVNEHGHKTSYLWEEVFTKESLANIIQHFVRLDGTKSDTLSKRTLFFPRYHQMDVVRKIMKDASEHGVGRTYLIQHSAGSGKSNSITWAAYQLIETYPQKESLPGSKGLQNPLFDSVIVVTDRRLLDKQLRDNIKEFSEVKNIVAPANSAKDLKASLESGKKIIITTIQKFPFIMDGMSDLSDRRFAVVIDEAHSSQSGSAHDSMNSAFGDRELDAQDAIVEAMKSRKMKGNASYLAFTATPKPITLEKFGQKQEDGSFKPFHLYSMKQAIEEGFILDVLANYTTYKSYYEIEKSIVDNPLFDTAKAQKKLRAYVERDKQTIATKADIMLEHFIDHVVNRKKLKGKAKGMVVTQSIESAILYYQAFQAKLREKGKPFKILIAFSGKKTVDGIEYTEDSINGFASKDIADKFDTDEYRLLVVANKFTTGFDQPKLTAMYVDKRLQGVQAVQTLSRLNRAANSLGKKTEDLFILDFFNTVDDIKASFDPFYTATTLSSATDVNVLHELKEHLDNIGVYELDEVELFIEKYFSGVEASELSPIIDTAAERFNSTLVLEDTQKADFKIKAKQFVKIYGQMASILPYEIVAWEKLFWFLKFLIPKLIVQDKEADAIDALLESVDLSTYGLERTKLNTTIGLDDSQAELDSQNPNPRGVYEDKNDKDPLDEIIKSFNDKWFQGWDATPEEQRVRCVNIARKIQEHPDYRSKYLDNPDEQNRDLAYKKIFDEVMQQQRRNELELYKKIAQDDAFKSAMQDTVKRLFNYI, encoded by the coding sequence ATGAAAAAAAGTAAAACAAATGAACAAGCGTTGGAGAGTAGCATTGAAAAATCGTTGGTAGGTGTTTCGCTTGAAGAGTTATCAAATGAAATAACGAAACCTTTACCTCTAAATAGTAATAATAACAAGTTTTATATGGGCGACCCCAATGATTTTGATAAAGAGTATGCCATCGATACCAAAAGATTTTGGCACTTTTTGGAAACTACACAAGCTAAAGAGTTAGAGAAGCTCAAACGAGATCCTAAGTACAAACTAAAAATCATTCAACGCCTTGATAGGATGATAAAGAGGTATGGCATACTCGATGTTTTGAAAAAAGGTTTATCTGTTGAAGATGCTCATTTTACTTTGATGTATGTTGCTCCTCTACCATCAAGCTCAGACGAGATCAAAAAACGATTCTCCAGTAATGAATTTAGTGTCACCAGACAGCTCAGATATTCTGTGAGTAATCCTGGTGAAGAGATTGATATGGTGATATTTTTAAATGGTCTGCCTATTGTGACAATGGAGCTTAAAAATGCATGGACAGGGCAGACAGCCAGGGTGCATGGGCAAAAGCAGTACAGAGAAGATAGAGATGCTAAGCAAACACTTTTACAGTTTGCAAGGTGTATTGTTCATATGGCAGTTGATACAGATGAAGTTTATATGACCACACACCTTAATGGCAGCAAAACATTCTTTTTACCGTTTAATAAAGGCAATAACCACGGTAAGGGCAATCCTGTTAATGAACACGGACATAAAACTTCTTATCTTTGGGAAGAGGTCTTTACCAAAGAGTCGTTAGCAAATATAATCCAGCATTTTGTACGACTTGATGGTACAAAAAGTGATACTCTTTCTAAGCGTACACTCTTTTTCCCTCGTTATCATCAGATGGATGTTGTAAGAAAAATCATGAAGGATGCCAGCGAACATGGTGTAGGGCGAACATACCTTATACAACATAGTGCAGGGAGTGGAAAGTCAAACTCTATTACATGGGCAGCTTATCAGCTTATAGAGACATATCCACAAAAAGAGAGTCTTCCTGGAAGTAAAGGTTTACAAAATCCTCTGTTTGACTCTGTGATAGTTGTAACAGATAGAAGATTGCTAGATAAGCAACTTCGAGATAATATTAAAGAGTTCAGTGAAGTAAAGAATATTGTTGCACCTGCAAATTCAGCAAAAGATCTAAAAGCAAGTTTGGAGAGTGGAAAGAAAATTATAATAACTACGATTCAAAAGTTTCCATTTATCATGGATGGTATGTCAGATTTGAGTGATAGAAGGTTTGCAGTGGTGATAGATGAAGCCCATAGCTCACAAAGTGGTTCTGCACACGATAGTATGAATAGTGCTTTTGGAGATAGAGAACTGGATGCACAAGATGCCATAGTGGAAGCGATGAAGAGCAGAAAGATGAAGGGTAATGCCTCATATTTAGCATTTACGGCTACACCTAAGCCGATAACACTTGAAAAATTTGGTCAAAAACAAGAGGATGGAAGCTTTAAACCTTTTCATCTTTACTCGATGAAACAAGCGATTGAAGAGGGATTTATTCTTGATGTGTTGGCAAACTATACAACCTATAAAAGCTATTATGAGATAGAGAAGTCTATAGTAGATAACCCACTTTTTGATACCGCAAAAGCACAGAAAAAACTGAGAGCCTATGTAGAACGAGATAAGCAAACTATTGCTACTAAAGCTGATATTATGCTTGAGCATTTTATTGACCATGTAGTAAATAGAAAGAAGCTCAAAGGCAAGGCAAAAGGAATGGTGGTTACCCAGAGTATAGAGTCTGCTATTCTTTATTATCAAGCATTTCAAGCAAAGCTTAGGGAAAAGGGTAAGCCTTTTAAAATTCTTATAGCTTTTTCAGGTAAGAAAACGGTGGATGGCATAGAGTACACAGAAGATAGCATAAACGGATTTGCAAGTAAAGATATAGCTGATAAGTTTGATACAGATGAATATCGACTATTAGTAGTAGCCAATAAATTTACTACAGGTTTTGATCAGCCAAAGCTTACAGCAATGTATGTAGACAAGAGGCTTCAAGGTGTTCAAGCAGTACAAACACTTTCACGCCTTAATCGTGCAGCCAATAGTTTAGGAAAAAAGACAGAAGATCTTTTTATTTTGGATTTTTTTAATACAGTGGATGATATAAAAGCTTCTTTTGATCCTTTTTATACAGCAACTACTCTTAGCTCCGCTACAGATGTTAATGTACTTCATGAGCTCAAAGAACACCTCGATAACATAGGTGTTTATGAATTGGATGAAGTGGAGCTATTTATAGAGAAATATTTTTCTGGAGTTGAAGCGAGTGAATTAAGTCCCATAATAGATACGGCAGCAGAGCGATTTAACAGTACATTGGTATTAGAAGATACTCAAAAAGCTGATTTTAAAATAAAAGCAAAACAATTTGTAAAGATTTATGGACAAATGGCCTCTATCTTGCCTTATGAGATAGTTGCTTGGGAGAAGCTTTTTTGGTTTTTGAAATTTTTGATTCCAAAATTGATAGTCCAAGATAAAGAAGCTGATGCTATAGATGCTTTGTTAGAATCAGTAGATCTCTCAACATATGGGTTAGAGAGAACTAAACTAAACACAACTATAGGCTTAGACGATAGTCAAGCAGAACTTGATTCACAAAACCCAAATCCAAGAGGAGTGTATGAAGATAAAAATGACAAAGATCCTCTTGATGAGATTATAAAAAGCTTTAATGATAAGTGGTTCCAAGGGTGGGATGCCACACCTGAAGAACAAAGAGTTCGATGTGTTAATATAGCCAGAAAAATTCAAGAGCATCCAGACTATCGAAGTAAATATTTAGATAACCCTGATGAACAAAATAGGGATTTAGCGTATAAAAAGATATTTGATGAGGTGATGCAACAACAAAGACGTAATGAACTAGAACTTTATAAAAAAATTGCACAGGATGATGCTTTCAAAAGTGCTATGCAAGATACTGTAAAAAGATTATTTAACTATATTTAG